The Desulfococcus multivorans DNA window TTCTACTTGGGTTTGGGATTTGCAGACAAAAAACAGTCAAAACTTGGCGGTGGTTTTGATTAAATAAAATAAATCCATATTAGTTGACTTTAACTTTAATTTAAAGTAGTTATATCGTCAAATTGCGTCGCAGGATTAATTTTATCCAATTTGACCCTTTGGCCCATAACCAAACTATTTCATGTTTCATAATCTCGAAACGAAAAATCCAAACCAAAGATATAAATGTTAGGACAAAAAGTATCCCGTTGATGAGAAGTAAGGTAAATGGCGCCATTTCAAGCCCTGATGCTACCATCATGCCAACAGGCAAACATGCCAATACTGCCAACCCCGTCAGTTGAGCAATTATTTTTAAAGGTAACACATTCCACCATGAACAATTGGCGATACGGCTTATTGAAATAAAATTCCACAAGGTCTCTACAAAACATAGGCTCAGAATTGTTCCTATGATTGCACCCAGATAGCCCATGCTATGCACAAAGAGGATACTCATGACTGCGTTAGCCACTAAACCAACTGCAGAACGGTTTAAAATTGTTCTGGTTTTTCCAAAAGCCATTAGAAAAGTATCAAATGTTACAATACGCATTGGAATAGTTAACAAATATATTTGAAATGGTAGAACGCTGTTGATGTATTTGAAGGAAAAAAGAGTTAAAATAAATGGTTTTGCACTCGCGAGCAAAAACATCATTACCGGCATCATGACCATTGCTGATCTGCCTGCGAATTGTCGAAACAATACTAAAGCTCCCCGACCATCATTTACTGAAGCCAGGCGTCTGAGATCGGGCAGGATGACGGCCATAATCAATCCTGTAAGAATTCCGATCGAAGGAATTTCAATCGCTCCATTGGAATAGATCGCGAATTCCTCCGGTGTGCACATGGAGGATACGATGATTTTGTCAAGTTGGAAAGATATGGTGCCAAGCACGGACGCGGTTACCAGCGGAATGCTGTAGGAAAGCATTTTTTTCATGTTACGCCAGTGCGGCCGCCAGTCGTCTTTCGGCAGAGCCTTGAGCATGAGGCGGATGCCCAGCAGCCCCATTACAACACCGGTTCCGACCTTGGCAATGACCATGGCTTCGGGTGTTTGCCAGTAAAGGCAAGCTGCAATGACCCCCAAAACCAGCACCATATTGGTGGAGACATTGTAGATGGCCAGTTTATTCACCTGATCTTGAACGACCAGAACCGAAGACAGCAGACCTGCAGGCAGCATAACCAGAGGCAACGGCACCAAATAAGCCAACGTGTTAACGATAGTGGGGTTTGAAAATCGTTTGGCCAGAAGATGATTCCCGCCCAGCGCGATGAATACGGCATAGAGGAGCCCCATGGCCACCATCATGAAAAGAGCGTCCATCACGATTCCCCGCACCCGGGTTTTTTCGGTGGGCAGAAAGTAATAGATTCCGTGTGTCAGCCCTAAAGAAAGCAGGGGAATGGCAATCTGATAGGCCAACATCGTTTGTCTATAGGTTGCCAACTCCGCCTGACTCAAGACCCGTGCCATCACCATCCCCGAAACTAAGTTGACAACGCCGGTCAAGCCCTGACCGAGCGAAAGCGCAAAAATCTTTTTGGCTCGAGAGGTTGTTGTCATTCAGGGATAATTTTTCGTTTTACCGGTATGTTTGTGTGTCTAGGAACGGCTGTCGGGGTTCAGGAAAAACCGCACAAGCAGCTTGATCCGTGTTTTGGAGGAGATGAGGCCGGACAGGATATTCAAGCAGACAGCTCCTTGATTGAGTAGTTTTTCTACTCATAGTCGGGCGCGCGGGGGTTGTCAATAATTATATTTATATGTTTTTGCCTATCCTGCGGTTTGGGGGAGAACTTCTTAACGGGGCGTTCGCTGCTGCGGCGTTCGAAGCGCATCTGGCAGATCTGCTCCGATACCAGCCCCATCATGAAGATGACCAGGGCGTTCATGAAGAGGAGCGCGGTCATGTTGGTGAACCGCCCCGAGGTAACGAAGGCATAGCCGTAATGGGCGAGGCCCGCCATGAACATCGCGAAGCTGACGGGGAGGAAGACCCGCATGGGGGAGTAGAGGGTGCAGATCTTGGTGATGATCATGAAAAACCGGACGCCGTCCCGAAACACGCTGATCCGGCTCTTTCCGGCGGTTCGCTTTCCGATGTCGATGGGCACGTACCGGACGCTGTTGCCGTCCCGGAGCACGCCCAGGGTCATGGTGGTGGGATATGAATAGGTGTTGGGAAGGAGATAGAGGTAGCTCCTGGCGATCTCGGCTTTCACGGCGCGGAATCCCGAGGTCAGGTCCTTCACCCGGAATTTGGTCACGTAGGAGGCGAGCCAGTTGTAGGCCTTGTTGCCCACGGCCCGCTCAAAGGAGGCCTGCCCGCCCGAACCCCGCGCACCCACCACCATGTCGTAGTCGGGAAAGTACTCGAGAAGCCTTGCGATATCCTCGGGATTGTGCTGACCGTCACCGTCCATGAACACGAACACATCCCCCACCCCCATCCGGATGCCGCTCTTGATCGCGGCGCCGTTGCCGATATTGTAGGGGTGGCGATAGACCTGGGCCCCGGCCTCATGGGCCTTTTGGGCGGTGTCGTCCGTCGACCCGTCGTCGATGACGATGATCTCGAATTCCGGATGCAACGATCGAATCCGACCGACAATGCCCCCTATCGTCTCCCCTTCGTTTCGCGCCGGAATGATCACGGAGATGTTTTGATTCATGATTTCCTATTTCAACTTCAGCCAGACCCTTAGCAGTTCCGTGTCTCCCCAGGCTTGTGCATCGCAGCCCTTTTGCCGGTGGGGCGTGTCGCCGTCGAGGATCTCCGGCATGTGGCCGGCGCAGTGGCTGTTGATGATGGTGGTGCTGGATGCCAGCCATGCCCGGGCCGTCGCCTTTCCGGCCTCGCCGTAGTGGGCCGCCCAGGCCTCGCAGAAGGACGGAAAGACCCAGGTCCAGGCCGTGCCGTTGTGGTAGGCGGGTTTGCGGGCCGTGTCCTCGTCCCCGGCATAGATGCCCCGATAAGGCTTGTGGGGGTCGCCGAGTCGCCGGCCATGGTGGATGATCTGGAGGGGATGCCTTGTGGGTTTGTCCGCCAGGCTTCGGATGGCGCCGGGCACCAGAAGCCCGAGGCAGGCGTCCAGAACCCGGCGGCATATCACCGGATCGGTCACCGCCCCCAGGGTGAGGGCAAAAATCTGGTTGGGCCTGAGGGCGTCGTCAGGTTCGGCCTGGAGCGCCGATCGACCCGGAAGGGTGTGCAGGCAGTCGGCCAGGTACCCCTCCTCTTCAAGAAAGAACCGTTGAACAACGGCGTTCCGGACCTTTTCGGCCAGCTCCCGCCACCACCCCGCCGATCCATCCCCGCCGATCCGCGCCAGGAAAGAGAGGGCATGGTGCCACAGGGCCTGGATCTCGACAGGATACCCCTCCCGTGGGGTGCCGGCGGGGTGGTTGGTGTCCATCCATGTGAAATGGGATGGGCTGAAGACGAGACCGGATAACGGGTCCATCCGGATGCCGTTGGGGGTCCCTTGAATGATGGAACCCGCCATATCGGTGAGGATGCCGCGAACCGTCCGCCCCTCCAGCGCCGTATCCAGGAAGGCATCGTCTCCCTCGGCAGCCGCCAGCTCGGCACACGCCGTGAAAAACCAGAGGGGCGCGTCGGAGGTGTCCCGGTTCCGGGCATCGTCCCCCCGGATCATGTTGGGAAGGGTGCCGTCCTTCTCGAACTTCGCGAACTGGAGCAGGATCTCCCGCGTCTCCCGGAGCTTGCCGGCGGCGATCAGGCCGCGGGCCGCGATAAGGGTGTCCCTGCCCCAGTCCAGGAACCAGGGGTATCCCGCGATGACGGTGGAAAAATCCCCCCGCCGGACGACATGGCTCTCCACTGCCGCTCGAAGCCCGGCCGTGAGATCCTGAAACCGGGACGGAAGCTGCGAGGTCTTCTCGAACGGCATGGGGTCGGACGGCATGGAGAGGCGTGCGCCTCCGAGGATCTGGGCCAGCAGATCGAGGGTCTCGCCGGCCGCAAGCGACGCCCTGAAATAGCCGGGGCTGAAGAGATCCGAGTCGGGGTCCAGGCCGCGCTCCGCCTCCAGCGGCCGGTGAACCATATACTGCCACTCCGGCGCCGCCGCGAAAACCCCTTTGGAGATCTCGACCATCAGCCGCCTGTCCGGGGCCGGGGCGAAGGTAAACCCCCGCTCTCCCGCCGTTACGGCTTCAGGCCACCGCTGTTCCGGCCCGGTGAAGGCCTTGGTGGTCTCGTGAAAATTACGGTCCTCGATGTCGGGCCTGAGCACGATGTCCACCAAACGATCGTCCGGAAGCCGCCCCCGGATCCCTGCGCTCGGATGCCGGAAAAGAGAGAGGTGAACGGCATTCTCCCCCGGGATCATCCGGAGCGCAATGGAAAGGGCGATATCCTCCCCCTGGCCGGTGGGAATGTGGTAGCGCCAGCAGGCGGCTTCGCCCGGCGCCGCCACAACCGCGTCGAGGCAGTCGAGCCCGATCTCGTAGGAAAACCCCTGGTAGAGGACCCAGGCCCGGCACCGGGTGAACATGACCCATCGGTCCTCGGGATAGAGCGGATTGAGGTTCCCGGCTAGGAGGGCGTCGTATCGGCTCGCAAGCTTCCCCCAGGCGGCGTGGGCCCGAAGCATGGCGCCGCGGCCGTTGGTCCCCAGAAACAGCAAGGGCCGGGCCAGGAGTTCCCTGCGCCGGAACACCCGCTGAACCCCGGCAGACCCGGGCCTGGCGAGAACCAGCAGCGGCGCGTCCCGGTGGACGGCTCCGGAGGGCTCGTATATGGCCATCCGCAACACCACCGGCCGATGACGTTCCGGGAGTCCCGGGTGAGAAAACAGGGCAAACCAGGTTTTGCGGCCTTCAGCGAAAAACGATCCGCAGGGCATCCCCTCCTCCTGGGAGAGGACCCGCTCCTCTCCGGTCCGTTCCCGATCGATCAGGGCGCCCCGGAAGGGGACATCCGCCGTCACCAGGAGAAAATGACCCGGCGGCAGCATGACGGTCCGGCGGAGATCCTCGGGCCAGTGCCACGGGATCACCCGGGCCTCTTCGCCGTCGGGATTCATGGAACGGCAGAATTCGACCGGATCGGCCTCGAGCTGTTTTGCGGCCGCGGCAAGGTCCATATCGCCCATGTCTCCGATGCCGTGGTAAAACCGGTGGACGTCCAGGGCCTTGGCACGAAGTCGCTGCTCCCAGACCCGGTCCGGGATGAGGGGGATGTCCTCCATCCACATACCCGAAGCGCCGTCGCTCAGGCACAGGACCTGCCCCGGCGCCAGGGTCAGCGCCTGGGTGGCACCTTCGGTCCTCACGTCGATCCGTCGGCCGGACAAGAGATCCCGGAGATCGTCCCCCATCTCGGTTTGCCGTTCCCAGGCCAGATCGGCGGATTGTCCGTCATCCAGGTTGACCAACACGATCAGGCGCCGGTCCGTGGGCGGATGATGCCGCAGCAGCGCCAGGGCGTTGGCCGCCCCTTTCTGGATCATCCGAACCGCCACCTGGTCGTGGAACGCCGGATGGTTCTTCAAAAGCGCGGTGAGCCGCCGGATGTGCCGAACCTGGTTTTCCGCGGCGCCCCAGTTGAGAGACGGGGCTTCGTGGACCATGATTTTCTCGCGGGCGAACCACTCCACCCCGTTGGCAAAGGCGAAGCCTCCGTTCTGGGAAAAGAGGGCGCAAAGTGCCGTCCGCATCATGGCCCAGGTGGTGGAGCGGGCCGCCAGCCGGTTGTTGTCGTGGGTTTCAGCGAAATGGATCAGCAGACCGTCCTGTTGCTGAATCTCCCAGGCCTGACTGAGATACCATTCGATCTGCCCCCGGTCGTAGTTTTGAAACAGCTCGGAATAGGCCCAATCGAGGTTGGCGCGATTCAAAAGGTCCCGCGTCACCGTGATCTTGCCGCCGAGTCCCTCCAGGAAAAAGATGGTATCCGGGTATTCCTCCCGGACACGCGCCGTCATGAATCGCCATGCCGATACGGGGATCATGTAGCCCGCGTCGCAGCGGAACCCGTCAACACCCCGGCGGCACCAGGTGAGAAACACGTCGGCCATGTAGACCCAGAGATCCCGGTGGCTGTAGTCCAGCTTCGTGAGATCCGCCCAGGTCACCCCCCAGGCCCCGGGCATCTCGATCCGGCCGTGCTCGTCGCGGCAAAGCCACTGGGGATGGGTTTCATGCAGGGCGGCGGCCCACCCGGTGTGATTGATGGCGATGTCCATGAGGAGCCGGCCGCCCCGGGCGTGGACGGCATCCACCAGTTCGGCGAACTGCTCCAGTGGCGTGGCCCGGGGGTCGAACTCCGCCAGGGCCGGATCGACCTCCGTGAAGCTGAGGGCCGCATAGGGACTCCCGAACCGGCCCATGCGGGCATAGGTTGTGGGGGTGGGGTGAATGGGAAGCAGTTGGATGTAGCGGCAGCCCAGCTCGCCCATGATGAAATCGAGCTCCCGGATCAGGTCCCTGAAGGTGCCGGATTTGGGGATCACGGTGTAGCCGTCCCCGTCCAACCGTTGGACGCAGTCGGCTGTTTCAGGGTCCATTTCAAGACGCTTGACCTTGTTGGGACCGAACTGGCGGACAAAG harbors:
- a CDS encoding oligosaccharide flippase family protein, with protein sequence MTTTSRAKKIFALSLGQGLTGVVNLVSGMVMARVLSQAELATYRQTMLAYQIAIPLLSLGLTHGIYYFLPTEKTRVRGIVMDALFMMVAMGLLYAVFIALGGNHLLAKRFSNPTIVNTLAYLVPLPLVMLPAGLLSSVLVVQDQVNKLAIYNVSTNMVLVLGVIAACLYWQTPEAMVIAKVGTGVVMGLLGIRLMLKALPKDDWRPHWRNMKKMLSYSIPLVTASVLGTISFQLDKIIVSSMCTPEEFAIYSNGAIEIPSIGILTGLIMAVILPDLRRLASVNDGRGALVLFRQFAGRSAMVMMPVMMFLLASAKPFILTLFSFKYINSVLPFQIYLLTIPMRIVTFDTFLMAFGKTRTILNRSAVGLVANAVMSILFVHSMGYLGAIIGTILSLCFVETLWNFISISRIANCSWWNVLPLKIIAQLTGLAVLACLPVGMMVASGLEMAPFTLLLINGILFVLTFISLVWIFRFEIMKHEIVWLWAKGSNWIKLILRRNLTI
- a CDS encoding glycosyltransferase family 2 protein codes for the protein MNQNISVIIPARNEGETIGGIVGRIRSLHPEFEIIVIDDGSTDDTAQKAHEAGAQVYRHPYNIGNGAAIKSGIRMGVGDVFVFMDGDGQHNPEDIARLLEYFPDYDMVVGARGSGGQASFERAVGNKAYNWLASYVTKFRVKDLTSGFRAVKAEIARSYLYLLPNTYSYPTTMTLGVLRDGNSVRYVPIDIGKRTAGKSRISVFRDGVRFFMIITKICTLYSPMRVFLPVSFAMFMAGLAHYGYAFVTSGRFTNMTALLFMNALVIFMMGLVSEQICQMRFERRSSERPVKKFSPKPQDRQKHINIIIDNPRAPDYE
- a CDS encoding amylo-alpha-1,6-glucosidase, with amino-acid sequence MKTSPQLIQTPAPGLRMVRFRGDTVTIALEAPPAWRGGAWLRTNIGRVAVARREIIREVVRDESPLNRDWFDIPMRKTTASRFEVRIPLAEVGHFQAKAYYLPEGEPDPVWPEGDNTVFNVAPADCCCGNIIYNAFVRQFGPNKVKRLEMDPETADCVQRLDGDGYTVIPKSGTFRDLIRELDFIMGELGCRYIQLLPIHPTPTTYARMGRFGSPYAALSFTEVDPALAEFDPRATPLEQFAELVDAVHARGGRLLMDIAINHTGWAAALHETHPQWLCRDEHGRIEMPGAWGVTWADLTKLDYSHRDLWVYMADVFLTWCRRGVDGFRCDAGYMIPVSAWRFMTARVREEYPDTIFFLEGLGGKITVTRDLLNRANLDWAYSELFQNYDRGQIEWYLSQAWEIQQQDGLLIHFAETHDNNRLAARSTTWAMMRTALCALFSQNGGFAFANGVEWFAREKIMVHEAPSLNWGAAENQVRHIRRLTALLKNHPAFHDQVAVRMIQKGAANALALLRHHPPTDRRLIVLVNLDDGQSADLAWERQTEMGDDLRDLLSGRRIDVRTEGATQALTLAPGQVLCLSDGASGMWMEDIPLIPDRVWEQRLRAKALDVHRFYHGIGDMGDMDLAAAAKQLEADPVEFCRSMNPDGEEARVIPWHWPEDLRRTVMLPPGHFLLVTADVPFRGALIDRERTGEERVLSQEEGMPCGSFFAEGRKTWFALFSHPGLPERHRPVVLRMAIYEPSGAVHRDAPLLVLARPGSAGVQRVFRRRELLARPLLFLGTNGRGAMLRAHAAWGKLASRYDALLAGNLNPLYPEDRWVMFTRCRAWVLYQGFSYEIGLDCLDAVVAAPGEAACWRYHIPTGQGEDIALSIALRMIPGENAVHLSLFRHPSAGIRGRLPDDRLVDIVLRPDIEDRNFHETTKAFTGPEQRWPEAVTAGERGFTFAPAPDRRLMVEISKGVFAAAPEWQYMVHRPLEAERGLDPDSDLFSPGYFRASLAAGETLDLLAQILGGARLSMPSDPMPFEKTSQLPSRFQDLTAGLRAAVESHVVRRGDFSTVIAGYPWFLDWGRDTLIAARGLIAAGKLRETREILLQFAKFEKDGTLPNMIRGDDARNRDTSDAPLWFFTACAELAAAEGDDAFLDTALEGRTVRGILTDMAGSIIQGTPNGIRMDPLSGLVFSPSHFTWMDTNHPAGTPREGYPVEIQALWHHALSFLARIGGDGSAGWWRELAEKVRNAVVQRFFLEEEGYLADCLHTLPGRSALQAEPDDALRPNQIFALTLGAVTDPVICRRVLDACLGLLVPGAIRSLADKPTRHPLQIIHHGRRLGDPHKPYRGIYAGDEDTARKPAYHNGTAWTWVFPSFCEAWAAHYGEAGKATARAWLASSTTIINSHCAGHMPEILDGDTPHRQKGCDAQAWGDTELLRVWLKLK